A region from the Acinonyx jubatus isolate Ajub_Pintada_27869175 chromosome C2, VMU_Ajub_asm_v1.0, whole genome shotgun sequence genome encodes:
- the ZBTB38 gene encoding zinc finger and BTB domain-containing protein 38 isoform X2, producing the protein MTVMSLSRDLKDDLHSDTVLSILNEQRIRGILCDVTIIVEDTKFKAHSNVLAASSLYFKNIFWSHTICISSHVLELDDLKAEVFTEILNYIYSSTVVVKRQETVTDLAAAGKKLGISFLEDLTDRNFSNSPGPYVFCITEKGVVKEEKNEKRHEEPAITNGPRITNAFSIIETENSNNMFSPLDLRASFKKVSDSMRTTSLCLERTDVCHEAEPVRTLAEHSYAVSSVAEAYRSQPVREHDSSSPGKTGKETCEALAAKPKTCRKPKTVSIPQASDSAAENRPPPPAASSEVNQERSPELPAVLPRSKSPNNEGDLRFSKEDENKSSDVPGPPTAEVPPLVYNCSCCSKSFDSSTLLSAHMQLHKPTQEPLVCKYCNKQFSTLNRLDRHEQICMRSSHMPVPGGNQRFLENYPTIGQNGSSFTGPEPLLSENRIGEFSSTGSTLPETDHMVKFVNGQMLYSCVVCKRSYVTLSSLRRHANVHSWRRTYPCHYCNKVFALAEYRTRHEIWHTGERRYQCIFCLETFMTYYILKNHQKSFHAIDHRLSISKKTANGGLKPSVYPYKLYRLLPMKCKRAPYKSYRNSSYENARESSQMNASASGPYVIQNPHSSELPTLNFQDRVNTLTSSPAVPLETSARQDMPASANVQSAEGTKWGEEALKVDLDNNFYSTEVSVSSTENAVSSDLPAGDVPVSSLSGGSENAASVISYSGSAPSVIVHSSQFSSVIMHSNAVAAMTSSSHRAPSDPAGSQPLKDDSKLEPDKAGRVISRPKSIKEKKKIVPCNKGEIAEESKYVADPGGSLSKTASMKETSKIETYIAKPALPGTSTNSNVAPLCQITVKIGNEAIVKRHILGSKLFYKRGRRPKYQVQEETLPQESDPEANRDSPLGLCQSECVEMNEMFDDASDQDSTDKPWRPYYNYKPKKKSRQLRKMRKVNWKKEHEHRSPSNKCKYPAELDCAVGKAPQEKAFEEEENKEMPKLQCELCDGDKASGAGNQGRPHRHLTARPYACEFCAKQFQSPSTLKMHMRCHTGEKPYQCKTCGRCFSVQGNLQKHERIHLGVKEFICQYCNKAFTLNETLKIHERIHTGEKRYHCQFCFQSFLYLSTKRNHEQRHIWEHDGKGYACFQCPKICKTAAALGMHQKKHLFKSPSQREKVEGDMCHENSNPLENPHVNDSEDNDQKDNVQTIVENVL; encoded by the coding sequence ATGACAGTCATGTCCCTTTCCAGGGACCTCAAGGACGACTTGCACAGTGACACAGTGCTCTCCATCTTAAATGAGCAGCGCATTCGGGGCATTTTATGCGATGTCACTATTATTGTGGAAGACACCAAATTTAAAGCCCACAGCAATGTCTTGGCTGCTTCAAgcctttatttcaaaaatatcttttggaGCCATACAATCTGTATTTCCAGCCATGTCCTGGAACTGGATGATCTCAAAGCTGAAGTGTTTACAGAGATCCTTAATTATATCTACAGCTCCACAGTTGTCGTCAAGAGACAGGAAACAGTCACGGATCTTGCAGCTGCAGGGAAAAAGCTGGGAATATCCTTCTTGGAAGACCTTACTGATCGCAACTTCTCAAATTCCCCTGGTCCCTATGTATTCTGCATTACTGAAAAGGGAgtggttaaagaagaaaaaaatgaaaaaaggcacGAAGAACCTGCCATCACCAATGGGCCAAGGATCACAAATGCATTTTCCATCATTGAAACAGAAAATAGTAATAACATGTTCTCTCCACTGGACTTGAGAGCAAGTTTCAAAAAGGTCTCCGACTCCATGAGAACCACCAGCCTCTGCCTGGAGAGGACTGACGTGTGCCACGAGGCAGAGCCCGTCCGCACGCTGGCAGAGCACTCGTATGCCGTTTCCTCCGTGGCCGAGGCATACAGAAGTCAGCCCGTACGTGAACACGACAGCAGTTCGCCTGGTAAAACAGGTAAAGAAACCTGTGAAGCTCTAGCAGCAAAACCGAAAACGTGCCGAAAGCCAAAGACAGTCTCCATACCCCAGGCTTCCGATTCAGCTGCAGAAAATAGACCACCCCCTCCAGCAGCCAGCTCAGAGGTTAATCAGGAAAGAAGTCCAGAGTTGCCTGCCGTTCTTCCTCgttcaaaatctcccaacaacgAAGGAGATCTCCGTTTTTCCaaggaagatgaaaataaatcCTCTGACGTCCCGGGGCCGCCGACGGCAGAGGTCCCACCTCTCGTGTACAACTGCAGCTGTTGTTCCAAGTCCTTTGACAGTAGCACTTTGCTCAGTGCCCACATGCAGCTCCACAAGCCAACCCAGGAGCCGTTAGTGTGCAAGTACTGCAACAAGCAGTTCAGCACCCTGAACAGACTGGATCGGCACGAGCAGATTTGTATGAGGTCCAGCCACATGCCTGTTCCCGGAGGAAACCAACGCTTTTTAGAAAACTATCCAACCATCGGACAGAATGGAAGTTCGTTCACAGGTCCAGAACCGTTGCTCTCTGAAAACAGGATTGGTGAGTTTTCCAGTACCGGAAGTACCTTGCCAGAAACGGACCACATGGTTAAATTTGTTAATGGGCAGATGCTCTACAGCTGTGTTGTATGCAAACGTAGTTACGTGACTTTATCCAGCCTCCGAAGACATGCAAATGTTCACTCGTGGAGAAGAACATATCCGTGTCATTACTGCAACAAAGTATTTGCATTGGCTGAGTACAGGACAAGGCATGAAATTTGGCATACAGGGGAGAGGCGCTATCAGTGCATTTTCTGCCTTGAAACTTTCATGACCTACTATATTCTCAAAAACCATCAGAAGTCTTTCCATGCCATAGATCACAGACTTTCCATCAGTAAAAAAACAGCAAATGGAGGCTTGAAGCCTAGTGTGTATCCATATAAACTTTACAGGCTACTGCCTATGAAATGCAAGAGGGCTCCTTATAAGAGCTACCGAAATTCTTCCTATGAAAATGCTCGAGAAAGCAGTCAGATGAATGCATCAGCATCTGGTCCCTATGTCATTCAGAATCCACACAGCTCTGAGTTACCGACGCTGAATTTCCAAGACCGCGTCAACACCCTCACCAGCAGTCCAGCCGTCCCCTTGGAAACATCTGCACGCCAGGACATGCCCGCTTCTGCCAACGTACAGAGCGCAGAGGGGACCAAGTGGGGAGAGGAAGCACTGAAAGTCGATCTCGACAATAACTTTTATTCTACCGAGGTGTCGGTTTCTTCCACTGAGAATGCTGTCAGCTCTGACCTCCCAGCAGGGGACGTGCCTGTTTCGTCTTTGAGTGGTGGCAGTGAGAACGCAGCCTCTGTGATCAGCTACAGTGGCTCAGCACCCTCGGTCATTGTGCATAGTAGCCAGTTCTCATCAGTGATAATGCACAGCAACGCCGTTGCCGCCATGACCAGCAGCAGCCACAGAGCCCCTTCGGACCCAGCAGGCAGTCAGCCCCTGAAAGACGACAGCAAACTCGAGCCTGACAAAGCGGGCAGGGTCATCAGCAGACCCAAAAGcattaaggagaaaaagaagatcgTGCCGTGTAACAAGGGGGAGATAGCAGAGGAGTCCAAATACGTCGCTGATCCCGGAGGGTCATTGAGCAAAACCGCAAGTATGAAAGAAACCAGTAAAATTGAAACCTACATTGCAAAGCCTGCTCTGCCAGGAACCTCCACCAACAGCAACGTGGCGCCCCTTTGCCAGATAACGGTGAAAATCGGAAACGAAGCCATCGTGAAAAGGCACATCCTAGGATCTAAGTTGTTCTATAAAAGAGGGAGAAGACCCAAGTATCAAGTGCAGGAGGAGACCTTGCCACAAGAGAGTGACCCGGAAGCCAACAGAGACAGCCCACTCGGGCTCTGCCAGTCCGAGTGTGTGGAAATGAACGAGATGTTCGATGACGCCAGCGACCAGGATTCCACTGACAAACCTTGGCGTCCTTACTACAACTACAAAcccaaaaagaaatccagacagttgaggaaaatgaggaaggTCAACTGGAAGAAAGAACATGAACACAGGAGCCCAAGCAATAAGTGTAAATACCCAGCAGAACTGGACTGCGCGGTGGGGAAAGCTCCTCAGGAGAAGGCctttgaggaagaagaaaataaagagatgcCCAAGCTGCAGTGCGAACTCTGCGATGGAGACAAAGCCTCGGGGGCCGGCAATCAAGGAAGGCCCCACCGGCATCTCACTGCTAGGCCTTACGCCTGCGAGTTCTGTGCCAAGCAGTTCCAGAGCCCTTCCACGCTCAAGATGCACATGCGGTGTCACACCGGAGAGAAGCCGTACCAGTGCAAGACCTGCGGGCGGTGCTTCTCGGTGCAGGGAAACTTACAGAAACACGAACGCATCCACCTGGGCGTGAAGGAGTTCATCTGTCAGTACTGCAACAAGGCATTCACGTTGAACGAGACGCTCAAAATCCACGAAAGAATCCACACCGGCGAAAAGCGTTACCACTGTCAGTTCTGCTTTCAGAGTTTTTTGTACCTTTCCACAAAAAGGAATCATGAGCAGAGGCACATTTGGGAGCATGATGGGAAGGGCTATGCCTGCTTCCAGTGCCCCAAAATTTGCAAAACAGCTGCTGCCCTTGGAATGCACCAGAAGAAACACTTATTCAAGAGCCCAAGTCAGCGGGAGAAAGTCGAAGGTGACATGTGCCATGAGAACTCAAATCCTCTGGAGAACCCACATGTCAATGATTCAGAAGACAATGACCAAAAGGATAATGTGCAAACCATTGTTGAAAATGTCCTTTGA
- the ZBTB38 gene encoding zinc finger and BTB domain-containing protein 38 isoform X1 produces the protein MDPQGNALAPEQSSPMTVMSLSRDLKDDLHSDTVLSILNEQRIRGILCDVTIIVEDTKFKAHSNVLAASSLYFKNIFWSHTICISSHVLELDDLKAEVFTEILNYIYSSTVVVKRQETVTDLAAAGKKLGISFLEDLTDRNFSNSPGPYVFCITEKGVVKEEKNEKRHEEPAITNGPRITNAFSIIETENSNNMFSPLDLRASFKKVSDSMRTTSLCLERTDVCHEAEPVRTLAEHSYAVSSVAEAYRSQPVREHDSSSPGKTGKETCEALAAKPKTCRKPKTVSIPQASDSAAENRPPPPAASSEVNQERSPELPAVLPRSKSPNNEGDLRFSKEDENKSSDVPGPPTAEVPPLVYNCSCCSKSFDSSTLLSAHMQLHKPTQEPLVCKYCNKQFSTLNRLDRHEQICMRSSHMPVPGGNQRFLENYPTIGQNGSSFTGPEPLLSENRIGEFSSTGSTLPETDHMVKFVNGQMLYSCVVCKRSYVTLSSLRRHANVHSWRRTYPCHYCNKVFALAEYRTRHEIWHTGERRYQCIFCLETFMTYYILKNHQKSFHAIDHRLSISKKTANGGLKPSVYPYKLYRLLPMKCKRAPYKSYRNSSYENARESSQMNASASGPYVIQNPHSSELPTLNFQDRVNTLTSSPAVPLETSARQDMPASANVQSAEGTKWGEEALKVDLDNNFYSTEVSVSSTENAVSSDLPAGDVPVSSLSGGSENAASVISYSGSAPSVIVHSSQFSSVIMHSNAVAAMTSSSHRAPSDPAGSQPLKDDSKLEPDKAGRVISRPKSIKEKKKIVPCNKGEIAEESKYVADPGGSLSKTASMKETSKIETYIAKPALPGTSTNSNVAPLCQITVKIGNEAIVKRHILGSKLFYKRGRRPKYQVQEETLPQESDPEANRDSPLGLCQSECVEMNEMFDDASDQDSTDKPWRPYYNYKPKKKSRQLRKMRKVNWKKEHEHRSPSNKCKYPAELDCAVGKAPQEKAFEEEENKEMPKLQCELCDGDKASGAGNQGRPHRHLTARPYACEFCAKQFQSPSTLKMHMRCHTGEKPYQCKTCGRCFSVQGNLQKHERIHLGVKEFICQYCNKAFTLNETLKIHERIHTGEKRYHCQFCFQSFLYLSTKRNHEQRHIWEHDGKGYACFQCPKICKTAAALGMHQKKHLFKSPSQREKVEGDMCHENSNPLENPHVNDSEDNDQKDNVQTIVENVL, from the coding sequence ATGACAGTCATGTCCCTTTCCAGGGACCTCAAGGACGACTTGCACAGTGACACAGTGCTCTCCATCTTAAATGAGCAGCGCATTCGGGGCATTTTATGCGATGTCACTATTATTGTGGAAGACACCAAATTTAAAGCCCACAGCAATGTCTTGGCTGCTTCAAgcctttatttcaaaaatatcttttggaGCCATACAATCTGTATTTCCAGCCATGTCCTGGAACTGGATGATCTCAAAGCTGAAGTGTTTACAGAGATCCTTAATTATATCTACAGCTCCACAGTTGTCGTCAAGAGACAGGAAACAGTCACGGATCTTGCAGCTGCAGGGAAAAAGCTGGGAATATCCTTCTTGGAAGACCTTACTGATCGCAACTTCTCAAATTCCCCTGGTCCCTATGTATTCTGCATTACTGAAAAGGGAgtggttaaagaagaaaaaaatgaaaaaaggcacGAAGAACCTGCCATCACCAATGGGCCAAGGATCACAAATGCATTTTCCATCATTGAAACAGAAAATAGTAATAACATGTTCTCTCCACTGGACTTGAGAGCAAGTTTCAAAAAGGTCTCCGACTCCATGAGAACCACCAGCCTCTGCCTGGAGAGGACTGACGTGTGCCACGAGGCAGAGCCCGTCCGCACGCTGGCAGAGCACTCGTATGCCGTTTCCTCCGTGGCCGAGGCATACAGAAGTCAGCCCGTACGTGAACACGACAGCAGTTCGCCTGGTAAAACAGGTAAAGAAACCTGTGAAGCTCTAGCAGCAAAACCGAAAACGTGCCGAAAGCCAAAGACAGTCTCCATACCCCAGGCTTCCGATTCAGCTGCAGAAAATAGACCACCCCCTCCAGCAGCCAGCTCAGAGGTTAATCAGGAAAGAAGTCCAGAGTTGCCTGCCGTTCTTCCTCgttcaaaatctcccaacaacgAAGGAGATCTCCGTTTTTCCaaggaagatgaaaataaatcCTCTGACGTCCCGGGGCCGCCGACGGCAGAGGTCCCACCTCTCGTGTACAACTGCAGCTGTTGTTCCAAGTCCTTTGACAGTAGCACTTTGCTCAGTGCCCACATGCAGCTCCACAAGCCAACCCAGGAGCCGTTAGTGTGCAAGTACTGCAACAAGCAGTTCAGCACCCTGAACAGACTGGATCGGCACGAGCAGATTTGTATGAGGTCCAGCCACATGCCTGTTCCCGGAGGAAACCAACGCTTTTTAGAAAACTATCCAACCATCGGACAGAATGGAAGTTCGTTCACAGGTCCAGAACCGTTGCTCTCTGAAAACAGGATTGGTGAGTTTTCCAGTACCGGAAGTACCTTGCCAGAAACGGACCACATGGTTAAATTTGTTAATGGGCAGATGCTCTACAGCTGTGTTGTATGCAAACGTAGTTACGTGACTTTATCCAGCCTCCGAAGACATGCAAATGTTCACTCGTGGAGAAGAACATATCCGTGTCATTACTGCAACAAAGTATTTGCATTGGCTGAGTACAGGACAAGGCATGAAATTTGGCATACAGGGGAGAGGCGCTATCAGTGCATTTTCTGCCTTGAAACTTTCATGACCTACTATATTCTCAAAAACCATCAGAAGTCTTTCCATGCCATAGATCACAGACTTTCCATCAGTAAAAAAACAGCAAATGGAGGCTTGAAGCCTAGTGTGTATCCATATAAACTTTACAGGCTACTGCCTATGAAATGCAAGAGGGCTCCTTATAAGAGCTACCGAAATTCTTCCTATGAAAATGCTCGAGAAAGCAGTCAGATGAATGCATCAGCATCTGGTCCCTATGTCATTCAGAATCCACACAGCTCTGAGTTACCGACGCTGAATTTCCAAGACCGCGTCAACACCCTCACCAGCAGTCCAGCCGTCCCCTTGGAAACATCTGCACGCCAGGACATGCCCGCTTCTGCCAACGTACAGAGCGCAGAGGGGACCAAGTGGGGAGAGGAAGCACTGAAAGTCGATCTCGACAATAACTTTTATTCTACCGAGGTGTCGGTTTCTTCCACTGAGAATGCTGTCAGCTCTGACCTCCCAGCAGGGGACGTGCCTGTTTCGTCTTTGAGTGGTGGCAGTGAGAACGCAGCCTCTGTGATCAGCTACAGTGGCTCAGCACCCTCGGTCATTGTGCATAGTAGCCAGTTCTCATCAGTGATAATGCACAGCAACGCCGTTGCCGCCATGACCAGCAGCAGCCACAGAGCCCCTTCGGACCCAGCAGGCAGTCAGCCCCTGAAAGACGACAGCAAACTCGAGCCTGACAAAGCGGGCAGGGTCATCAGCAGACCCAAAAGcattaaggagaaaaagaagatcgTGCCGTGTAACAAGGGGGAGATAGCAGAGGAGTCCAAATACGTCGCTGATCCCGGAGGGTCATTGAGCAAAACCGCAAGTATGAAAGAAACCAGTAAAATTGAAACCTACATTGCAAAGCCTGCTCTGCCAGGAACCTCCACCAACAGCAACGTGGCGCCCCTTTGCCAGATAACGGTGAAAATCGGAAACGAAGCCATCGTGAAAAGGCACATCCTAGGATCTAAGTTGTTCTATAAAAGAGGGAGAAGACCCAAGTATCAAGTGCAGGAGGAGACCTTGCCACAAGAGAGTGACCCGGAAGCCAACAGAGACAGCCCACTCGGGCTCTGCCAGTCCGAGTGTGTGGAAATGAACGAGATGTTCGATGACGCCAGCGACCAGGATTCCACTGACAAACCTTGGCGTCCTTACTACAACTACAAAcccaaaaagaaatccagacagttgaggaaaatgaggaaggTCAACTGGAAGAAAGAACATGAACACAGGAGCCCAAGCAATAAGTGTAAATACCCAGCAGAACTGGACTGCGCGGTGGGGAAAGCTCCTCAGGAGAAGGCctttgaggaagaagaaaataaagagatgcCCAAGCTGCAGTGCGAACTCTGCGATGGAGACAAAGCCTCGGGGGCCGGCAATCAAGGAAGGCCCCACCGGCATCTCACTGCTAGGCCTTACGCCTGCGAGTTCTGTGCCAAGCAGTTCCAGAGCCCTTCCACGCTCAAGATGCACATGCGGTGTCACACCGGAGAGAAGCCGTACCAGTGCAAGACCTGCGGGCGGTGCTTCTCGGTGCAGGGAAACTTACAGAAACACGAACGCATCCACCTGGGCGTGAAGGAGTTCATCTGTCAGTACTGCAACAAGGCATTCACGTTGAACGAGACGCTCAAAATCCACGAAAGAATCCACACCGGCGAAAAGCGTTACCACTGTCAGTTCTGCTTTCAGAGTTTTTTGTACCTTTCCACAAAAAGGAATCATGAGCAGAGGCACATTTGGGAGCATGATGGGAAGGGCTATGCCTGCTTCCAGTGCCCCAAAATTTGCAAAACAGCTGCTGCCCTTGGAATGCACCAGAAGAAACACTTATTCAAGAGCCCAAGTCAGCGGGAGAAAGTCGAAGGTGACATGTGCCATGAGAACTCAAATCCTCTGGAGAACCCACATGTCAATGATTCAGAAGACAATGACCAAAAGGATAATGTGCAAACCATTGTTGAAAATGTCCTTTGA